The nucleotide window GGTGCGAAACAAATCAACCACCAAACCTGCTCCGCCGAGACGTTTCCGAGTGATCAAGGCGGGTTCGCTCACTAAATAAGTCCAAACGAATGCCGTTACGAAAAATGCGTTGAGAACAACAATCCCACCTAATATGGCTGGACCGATTCCAATAACGATCTCCGCGGTAGTGGGCCAAAGGAATAGATACAGTGAAGAGAACGCGAATGCAAGAGTGGCGACGACGACACCCGCAACAAGGGGGTTTCTCACTCTACTGGAAAGCCACTGCCATCCGTCCATACTCAGTACCTCACAAAGTCGGTTAGTGGAAACGTCCGCTTGCTGGAGATGTGCCTGACTCGCAGCAAGCAGACGACGAAATACACGAAGACCAGCTCCTTAATTTCCTCGTCAATACACTCACCGGCGCGTTTAGTCTAAATCTCGGTGAGAATGCCGATATCGATGCCGAGGACATCTTCGAGGTCCTCGTCGGCGCGTGCGCCGACGGGACCTCTGTCTCCGAGCTTTGTGACGTCAGCAAGGATGCACCTCCTGCGACGAATATTCTCTACCACCTCCGCTCGAAGTTCGACTTCGACACCGTCGCTTCCGTCGGTAATCTCCTCCTTCAGCGAGATGTGATCGAACATCTCCCAGAGCAGGTGGAGGTCGTCGTGGACCTCCACCTGCGGCCCTACTACGGCGATGAAGACGAAACAAGCGGCCTCTACCACTCCGAGGCCAAAGCCGGAACCACCGCCTTCCATGCCTATGCCACCCTCTACGCGCGGGTGCGCAACAAGCGCTACACCCTGGCGGTGCGCCGTCTCGAAGACGGCGACACCGCCAGTTCCGTCCTCGCGGAGTTCCTCGGTGTTCTCGAAGGCCTTGACCCCGAGGTCAAGGCCGTCTACCTCGACCGCGGGTTCTACGACGGCAAGTGCCTCACGCTGCTTCAGGCGCACAACTACGCCTACGTCACACCGGTCGTGAAGTGGGGCGAGGCGATCCAAGAGGAACTTGACCAGGGATGGAGCCGCACCATCGAACACGACCTCACCACAGAATTCGACGGTCACGAGTGGACCGTCGAATTCCCGGTCTACATCGACTGCACCTACCAGAACGGCCGATACGACGAACATGGCGTGGCGCGTCACGGCTACGCCGTCGACGCGTCGTTTATCGACACACCGCGTCAGGCTCGTCAGCACTACAGCAAGCGCTTCGGCATCGAATCAAGCTACCGTCTCTCGGAGAAGACGACGATTTCCACCACGACACGTGATGCAACACAGCGGCTGCTGTTCGTCGTGATCAGCCTCTTGTTCCAGAACGTGTGGCGGTATCTCCACTGGGAGTATGTGGCGACGCCGCGCCGTGGCGGGCGTCGCCTCTGGAAGTGGTCGTTCGAGGAGTTCATCGACATGGTAACCCGGGCAGCGTGGACGGCTCTCGCGGTGCGTCGGGCCGTCCCCGCGAACAGACCGCCCGACGATCGCTTCGAACGGTAATCCACCGACCGGGAACGCCCGGCCGATGAGTGGCAACATCGTCGCGTCGGCGGCGTTCCGCCGCCGACTGCGACAGGTTTGACGCTCTCAGTGCCGAACCGCCTTCCTCAGCAGTTTCTCGGCACTAGTTTCTCCACCAGATTCATGTCTCAGAAGCAGTCAACTGGCGAGCTTTGTGAGGTACTGATACTTGTTTCACTCATCCAGTAGATGAAAAACTACCGCTGGCAACCGAACTAGCTCGCGCGATATGTGATGTATTGGTGGTTGTTCACAGCCAACTACGGCAGATCACCCATCGTTTCGAGTATCGCCTCCAGTTCGCCGTCGGCGACCGCGAGCGAGAAGCCGTCGGCACGGGCGAGCGTCGGCGCGTGCTCCCAGAGATCGTCGCGATCGAGCCCGTGGAGGACGACCGCGCTCGGCGTCGGCGTGACCACCCGCAGCGCGACCAGCGCGCCCTCGCCGTGGGTGACACCCGTAAAGACGAGCGCGCGATTCGTGCTCTGACCGTAGAGGCGATAGAACTCCTCGGAGGAGAGCCGCGTGATCGCCTCGATGGAGTTGATGACGGTGTGGCCGGCGACGCTTTGCTGGGTGCCCGCGACGACCTCGGTCGCGCCGATGGCGTCGTAGAACGCCCCGGTGTCGATCGCCGTAGGGTACTCCCGGAGGTCGCGGACGATGTCACCCTCGAACCCTGCCGAGAGAACGCGGGCGTACTGACGCAGGTGTTCGCCGCCGCGTGCCTCGTCGATGTCGAGCAGCGCCTCGATGACGCGACGGACGATCGCGATGCCGGGACTCTCGCGTCGCCCGCTCTCGTAATCCGACACGACGGACGCCGAGACGTCGAGTTCGTCGGCGAGCCTCGTCTGGGCGACGTCGAAATCCGTTCGCCACTTGCGGATCGTCGCGCCGGGGTCGTCGCTCAGGACGACATCGCCGGCGATCTTCCCGGCGAGATCCCGCCGCGTGCGCTCGGTCATGGCCGTGTCTCGCCCGTTTCGCGCAAAAGCCTGCTGGCATCGCCGCAAGGGCTATTCCCCGGTGCGCCGAACCCGAACCCGTGCCATCGACGGTCGTCCACTGCGCGCTCGCTGGGTTGCTCGCGGCGGGGCTGCTCGGCGATCGGTTCGACGCACGGGCGGTGGCGATCGTGCTCGCGGCCACGATCGTGCCCGATCTCGACGTCGTCGCCGGCTTCCTGATTCCGGGCGGTCACCGTTCGGTGCTCCACACGCTCCTCCTGCCGCTGACCGGCGCGGCGCTGCTCGCCTACGACACACGGATACGGAAGCGCTCGTTCGTCCGCCGGCGCTGGCACGCCCGCGGAGTGCGGATCGCCTGGGTCTCGATCGCCGCCGTCGCGTTCGCGTCGATCGGGCTCGATCTCGTCGCCGGCGGCGTGAATCTCTTCTACCCGCTCCACGACCAGTTCTACGAGCTGTCGGGCGAGTTCGTGTTCTCGAACAACCGTGGGCTCGTCCAGACGTTCGTCGATCTCGGCGGGAATAGCGGGGGCGAGGCCGCACGCGGCTCGACGGAGCAGGTCCACATCAACAGCGGCGTCGATCCCACGAGAGGGGCGGAGTCGAACACCGTCGAGCGGATCTTTCCCGTCGCACAGTCGGGCTGGCAGCTACTGTTGCTCCTGACGAGCGGTTTCGTTCTCACGGTGCGGCTGTGGGAGACGCGCTGATCTATCGTTTGATCGGGCGTGGCCGCCACGGTGAATAATGGAGAGTTGAATGGATCGATCGGTGCAACAAGAGAATATTAAGCAAGTAGTGTTCAAAAAGCATATGTGCGGTCATCTCAGCAATTGCAAGCGTGCACCGACCATCATTCAGGCGAATCCTGCTCATAACATTGATCGGAGTTTCAGTTATATCTTCTGTCGCCATTGGACAGGAGAGCGTCGAGATCGCTGGACAAGTCGAGATTTCCGATGATGAAGAAGGACCGCAGAATCTGGCGTGGGATGGTGATTCGATATGGTATTCGAACATCAATACAAAAACGATATATCAAGTTGATCCGACTTCTGGGAAAATAACACAGTCAATAGAAACAAGATTGGATTCTCCAAGTGGTATTGAAGCGACAAACGATAGTCTGTGGGTCGTTACTGATTCGTACGATGAGAAAAATTACATACACAAACTGGACCCAGAGACAGGAGAGGAGATATCGAAAATTCCGGCACCGGGAAGTTCCAGTAGGGGACTGGCTTACGATGGACAAAATCTCTGGACAATTGCAGAGAGTGAATCGGGGACAGGAATTTACAAGATCAAGCCACAATCCGGTGAAGTGGTCAAGTCACTTGAAGCAGGGAGAATCGGTTCAACAAGTGGCTTAGCTTGGGGCAAAGGGTTCCTTTGGGTTTCTGATAGCGAGCACATAGCGCAGATCGATCCATCGACTCCGTCCGGCGAACTCGTTCAGAAGTTCGAATCCCCGTATGTCGTGCCGACCGGAGTAGCATGGGATGGAGGATACCTATGGGAAACTGAAACGGTGAACAACACAATCACTCGGGTCAATATCGGACGGGTCAGTCAGACGAACTCGCCACCGAACGCATCGTTCGAACATTCACCGAACCAGCCCACAGCAGGAAATCGAATCAGTTTCGACGGATCGTCATCGACGGACTCTGACGGTGTCGTCGAAGAATATCAGTGGGATTTCGACGGTGACGGGATTTCTGACGCACAAGGAGAACAGGCTACGTACACGTACGAGTCGCCCGGTAACTATGCCGTAAATCTGACCGTTGTGGATGACAAAGAAGTGACTGGCTCTACCACGAAGCAGATCAGCGTAGGTGAAGCAAATGCTGACCAACCGAACGCTGGTTCTGCTGGAGCGGATTCAGCCGACACGAGGAGACAGTCGACCCCAACTGCAACACATACGGCGCAACCGGTAGAGGAATCGACCAGCCAGTCGTCGGATTCGAGGCAAGAGGACAGTGGCACGAAAGAACGAACGGCAGTGGGGAACGGTGAGAGCAGAGCTCAACAGGAGCGGGGCTTTCTCACCAACAGTGATTCAGGTTTACTCAATTTCCTCGGTGATCCGCTCTTCCTAACTGTCGGTGGCTTCATTGCTTCGGCAATAGGGATCCTGCTTCAACTGTTCGGGGGACAGTAGCGATGGCAAGAGGAAAGTACACGAAGTGGAGTTTCTTGCTGGGAGTCCCGTTCCTACTGGTCGGTATGTACCTATACCTGTTCGGCGGTTCGTTTCCTGAAGAGTTGTCGTATCCGTTCATACTGTTTGGAGTCTTCATCTCATTGATCGGGCTTTACGTGTATCTCCGCGCTGCACCAGAAGCACCCAATCTCAGAGAAGGTGAAGAGATCGTCGCAACTCAGCATCCCGTGCAGCGGGTAGCTATCGTCGAGGTTCTCTTCGGGGGTCTCGTGCTCGGTGTTGGGATCTACTGGCTTCTCTTCACATTCCGCCCATATGTATATCCAACAGTGGCATTCGTTCTAGGACTGTACCTGTTTTCAAGCGGCCTTTACACGTATTGGGCGAACTCTCTCACGACGTACTACGTCACCAACCAGCGAGTGATTAGTGAATACCGATTCTTATCGTTAGCCAAGCGTGAGATCTCCCTGAACAAGGTTCGAGGAGTCGAAGAACGGAGATCAGTCGTCGAAACGCTCGTCGGGTTGGGGAACGTTCACATCGCCAGTGGCGGTGGCAAGTCACTAGAGATCGAGATGAAAAACATGAAGAATTCGAGCGATTTCGTAGACGATCTGCGACGGATGATCTAAGTCGGTTCGAACATCGCACGTCACCACCGGGTGAATCAATCGTCGAAACGAACCTGGACATGTGCTTGACCCCGAAAAATCCGTATCCCGAATAGAGAATACGCCCTGCGAAACTTTGACGGAACACGTAACACCTCGGTGGGCGAAGCGCGCTCATGGAGACGCGACCGTACGATCCGGAGACGGATGCCGCAGGGCTGTGGGAGCTCAAAGAACGGTTCGAGCACGAACTGGGGGCGCTCGGCGGCGATGAGAAGGCCGATAGTTACGAAGGAAAACTCACCGACGACTACCGCGAGCGCTATCTCGACTGGGTCGGGCGGTGTGTCGAGCGCGATCCGGACAGCGTCACGGTCGCGGCTGATGGGAACGATCTCGCGGGCTACGTCTTC belongs to Halococcus qingdaonensis and includes:
- a CDS encoding ISH3 family transposase, producing the protein MPDSQQADDEIHEDQLLNFLVNTLTGAFSLNLGENADIDAEDIFEVLVGACADGTSVSELCDVSKDAPPATNILYHLRSKFDFDTVASVGNLLLQRDVIEHLPEQVEVVVDLHLRPYYGDEDETSGLYHSEAKAGTTAFHAYATLYARVRNKRYTLAVRRLEDGDTASSVLAEFLGVLEGLDPEVKAVYLDRGFYDGKCLTLLQAHNYAYVTPVVKWGEAIQEELDQGWSRTIEHDLTTEFDGHEWTVEFPVYIDCTYQNGRYDEHGVARHGYAVDASFIDTPRQARQHYSKRFGIESSYRLSEKTTISTTTRDATQRLLFVVISLLFQNVWRYLHWEYVATPRRGGRRLWKWSFEEFIDMVTRAAWTALAVRRAVPANRPPDDRFER
- a CDS encoding helix-turn-helix domain-containing protein, with the protein product MTERTRRDLAGKIAGDVVLSDDPGATIRKWRTDFDVAQTRLADELDVSASVVSDYESGRRESPGIAIVRRVIEALLDIDEARGGEHLRQYARVLSAGFEGDIVRDLREYPTAIDTGAFYDAIGATEVVAGTQQSVAGHTVINSIEAITRLSSEEFYRLYGQSTNRALVFTGVTHGEGALVALRVVTPTPSAVVLHGLDRDDLWEHAPTLARADGFSLAVADGELEAILETMGDLP
- a CDS encoding metal-dependent hydrolase; translation: MPSTVVHCALAGLLAAGLLGDRFDARAVAIVLAATIVPDLDVVAGFLIPGGHRSVLHTLLLPLTGAALLAYDTRIRKRSFVRRRWHARGVRIAWVSIAAVAFASIGLDLVAGGVNLFYPLHDQFYELSGEFVFSNNRGLVQTFVDLGGNSGGEAARGSTEQVHINSGVDPTRGAESNTVERIFPVAQSGWQLLLLLTSGFVLTVRLWETR
- a CDS encoding PKD domain-containing protein, which encodes MHRPSFRRILLITLIGVSVISSVAIGQESVEIAGQVEISDDEEGPQNLAWDGDSIWYSNINTKTIYQVDPTSGKITQSIETRLDSPSGIEATNDSLWVVTDSYDEKNYIHKLDPETGEEISKIPAPGSSSRGLAYDGQNLWTIAESESGTGIYKIKPQSGEVVKSLEAGRIGSTSGLAWGKGFLWVSDSEHIAQIDPSTPSGELVQKFESPYVVPTGVAWDGGYLWETETVNNTITRVNIGRVSQTNSPPNASFEHSPNQPTAGNRISFDGSSSTDSDGVVEEYQWDFDGDGISDAQGEQATYTYESPGNYAVNLTVVDDKEVTGSTTKQISVGEANADQPNAGSAGADSADTRRQSTPTATHTAQPVEESTSQSSDSRQEDSGTKERTAVGNGESRAQQERGFLTNSDSGLLNFLGDPLFLTVGGFIASAIGILLQLFGGQ
- a CDS encoding PH domain-containing protein is translated as MARGKYTKWSFLLGVPFLLVGMYLYLFGGSFPEELSYPFILFGVFISLIGLYVYLRAAPEAPNLREGEEIVATQHPVQRVAIVEVLFGGLVLGVGIYWLLFTFRPYVYPTVAFVLGLYLFSSGLYTYWANSLTTYYVTNQRVISEYRFLSLAKREISLNKVRGVEERRSVVETLVGLGNVHIASGGGKSLEIEMKNMKNSSDFVDDLRRMI